A genomic segment from Streptomyces sp. NBC_01233 encodes:
- a CDS encoding FAD-dependent oxidoreductase: protein MVGAGVGGLATAIGLRRAGWTVTVLERRAELDRYGTAFGIHPTAQAALDRLGLGDALRARAVPYRGARIRRPDGTVLAALPLERIERKAGRPELLLSRPYLIDALLAELDRLGGVRIAYGHRLTDPAALAAAPADLVVGADGINSAVRTAYFGRRSRPRPIGTVAWIGIAGFEMGLYGETWGDGRFFGMTPVEPGRTDWYATVPEATTARDVRDAFADWHDPVPRVLAETDPATWIRYEMRHLYPALPTFVADGRIALVGDAAHAMTPNLGQGACTALLDAEALTRAVAGIGAVGGPAGLPGALRAYDAERRRSAQRVAFGSRNLHRFVTARRPALRDALVRLLPGGGPSGRADPAR from the coding sequence GTGGTCGGGGCGGGGGTCGGCGGGCTCGCCACCGCCATCGGCCTGCGCCGCGCTGGCTGGACGGTGACCGTCCTGGAGCGTCGTGCGGAACTCGACCGCTACGGCACCGCCTTCGGGATCCACCCCACCGCCCAGGCCGCGCTCGACCGGCTCGGCCTCGGCGACGCGCTGCGGGCGCGCGCGGTCCCGTACCGCGGCGCCCGTATCCGCCGCCCCGACGGCACGGTGCTCGCCGCCCTCCCGCTCGAACGGATCGAACGCAAGGCGGGCAGGCCGGAACTGCTCTTATCCCGGCCCTACTTGATCGACGCACTGCTCGCCGAGCTCGACCGGCTCGGCGGCGTGCGGATCGCGTACGGGCACCGCCTCACCGACCCGGCCGCGCTCGCCGCGGCCCCGGCCGACCTGGTCGTCGGCGCCGACGGCATCAACAGCGCGGTCCGTACGGCGTACTTCGGCCGCCGCAGCCGCCCGCGCCCGATCGGCACGGTCGCCTGGATCGGCATCGCCGGATTCGAGATGGGCCTGTACGGCGAGACCTGGGGCGACGGCCGCTTCTTCGGCATGACCCCCGTGGAACCCGGCCGCACCGACTGGTACGCCACCGTCCCCGAGGCCACCACCGCCCGTGACGTACGGGACGCCTTCGCCGACTGGCACGACCCCGTCCCGCGCGTCCTGGCCGAGACCGACCCCGCCACCTGGATCCGGTACGAGATGCGCCACCTCTACCCGGCGCTCCCCACCTTCGTCGCCGACGGCCGGATCGCCCTCGTCGGCGACGCCGCCCACGCCATGACACCCAACCTCGGCCAGGGCGCCTGCACCGCCCTGCTCGACGCCGAGGCGCTGACCCGCGCCGTCGCCGGCATCGGCGCCGTGGGCGGACCGGCCGGGCTGCCCGGCGCCCTGCGCGCGTACGACGCCGAGCGCCGCCGCAGCGCCCAGCGCGTCGCCTTCGGCTCCCGGAACCTGCACCGTTTCGTGACCGCCCGCCGGCCCGCTCTGCGCGACGCGCTCGTCCGCCTGCTGCCCGGTGGCGGGCCCAGCGGGCGCGCTGATCCGGCGCGCTGA
- a CDS encoding DUF6056 family protein, whose translation MSAAAIEDEDVRAPGPAAGGETGRRPVLRRLLPAAGATLVAAAGALIAVGCFLGLYVRPTSDDWCAAWKTRDLGVLGITSDFYRTQNGRIANAFLSGVVYGDGPAGTKIVPTVIVVCFTAGLVLLGRELVRFLGGRPRLLVLTACALVVQALVYFAGTHSYQVLLWAPATISHTVPSVIGVWAILLALWTVRRPRAPARVAGFVSAFLLAFALGTLSEPFALVSALLAGLVGLVCVPRFGLARNWHPFTWCLLWCSGLACGLAVLYTSPGARWRRAQQLNQESVLSAGELRGAFADWLRVWDVVTGQWAYLGAAAVGVLLGLACCLRGRAPGKREPRRTVPRRALTAALLLPVPVVVLGSFAVVVGLHSGYGPSGWTFARAWTNFIVPMELALCGYGALLGARGGRWLAGRRSPDAALATGAVAAGCLALASVTAIVPSVVELTTTTVARSVAWDAQNTRILTETAQGATDVGYQPTYIGVLSEPFFTEDYERDWVAACVSNWYGVDRIHRL comes from the coding sequence ATGAGCGCTGCTGCGATAGAGGACGAGGACGTCCGGGCCCCTGGTCCCGCGGCGGGCGGGGAAACGGGCCGCCGCCCCGTCCTGCGCAGGCTCCTCCCGGCGGCCGGGGCGACGCTCGTCGCCGCGGCCGGAGCCCTGATCGCCGTCGGATGCTTCCTCGGTCTCTACGTGCGGCCCACCTCCGACGACTGGTGCGCCGCGTGGAAGACCCGCGACCTGGGAGTCCTCGGCATCACGTCCGACTTCTACCGGACCCAGAACGGCAGGATCGCCAACGCCTTCCTGAGCGGCGTCGTCTACGGCGACGGACCGGCCGGGACCAAGATCGTGCCGACGGTCATCGTCGTCTGCTTCACCGCCGGACTGGTCCTGCTGGGGCGTGAGCTCGTCCGGTTCCTCGGCGGCAGGCCCCGGCTGCTGGTCCTGACCGCCTGCGCCCTGGTCGTCCAGGCCCTGGTCTACTTCGCGGGCACCCACAGCTACCAGGTACTGCTGTGGGCCCCGGCGACGATCTCGCACACCGTGCCGAGCGTCATCGGCGTGTGGGCGATCCTGCTGGCCCTGTGGACCGTCCGCCGCCCCCGGGCCCCCGCCCGCGTGGCCGGCTTCGTCTCGGCGTTCCTCCTCGCCTTCGCGCTCGGCACCCTGAGCGAGCCGTTCGCGCTCGTCAGCGCCCTGCTCGCCGGCCTGGTCGGGCTGGTCTGCGTGCCCAGGTTCGGCCTGGCGCGGAACTGGCACCCGTTCACCTGGTGCCTGCTGTGGTGCTCCGGCCTCGCCTGCGGTCTGGCCGTGCTGTACACCTCCCCCGGCGCCCGGTGGCGGCGGGCCCAGCAGCTGAACCAGGAGTCCGTGCTCTCCGCGGGCGAACTCCGGGGCGCCTTCGCGGACTGGCTGCGCGTGTGGGACGTCGTCACCGGCCAGTGGGCGTACCTCGGAGCCGCGGCCGTCGGCGTCCTGTTGGGCCTGGCGTGCTGCCTGCGCGGGCGGGCGCCCGGAAAGCGGGAGCCGCGGCGGACCGTCCCGCGCCGGGCGCTGACCGCCGCGCTGCTTCTGCCGGTGCCCGTGGTGGTGCTGGGATCGTTCGCGGTGGTGGTGGGGCTGCACAGCGGCTACGGCCCGAGCGGGTGGACCTTCGCCCGCGCCTGGACGAACTTCATCGTGCCGATGGAACTCGCGCTCTGCGGCTACGGCGCACTGCTGGGAGCCCGGGGCGGCCGGTGGCTCGCCGGCCGCCGCTCCCCCGACGCGGCTCTCGCGACCGGCGCCGTGGCGGCGGGCTGCCTGGCGCTGGCCTCGGTGACCGCGATCGTCCCGAGCGTCGTGGAACTCACCACCACGACGGTCGCCCGCTCCGTGGCCTGGGACGCCCAGAACACCCGCATCCTCACCGAGACCGCGCAGGGCGCCACGGACGTGGGCTACCAGCCCACGTACATCGGGGTCCTCTCCGAGCCCTTCTTCACGGAGGACTACGAGCGGGACTGGGTCGCCGCGTGCGTGTCGAACTGGTACGGCGTCGACCGCATCCACCGCCTCTGA